ACCAATAGTGCCCAGACAGGCAGAACACCTGCCAGGGTAAGTACCACTACCCAAAGATTGGCCACCAGGAACATTCCCGCCATGAATTGTACAGCTCTGCGGTGTCCCAACAGAATGGCGAGTGTATGACGCCCGTTCAGCTGATCCCCTTCCCGGTCTCGTATGTTGTTGGACATCATGATTGCTCCGATTAGAATCAGATTCGGAACAGAAATTAAAAAGACGTCCCAGTTAATGCTGCCGGTCTGAACAAAATAGGCAATCAAAATAATTCCTGATCCCATAAAGAGCCCGGCCAGCAATTCTCCAAAAGGAGTATAGGCAATCGGGTAAGGCCCACCTGTGTACAAATAACCGACAGCCATACAGCCCAAGCCAATCAGGGCCAGCCACCAACTGCTGCTACTGCAGATGTAAATACCCAGCAGTGATGCAATTAGCAAACAAACCAAAGCCAGACTCAGAACTGTCCCTGCTTTTATTCCGTCCCTGGTTATCGCACCGGCGATGCCAACGGATTCCGCTGTATCCAGTCCCCGGATAAAATCGTAATACTCATTAAACATATTCGTGGCTGCCTGGATTAAGATTGAAGCAATCAGCATTGCCGCTACCAGTCCCCAGTTTAAGCCGTTTCTAATCTGCCAAGCCAGTACCGAACCAATCAGAACCGGTATGAATGAGGCCGTAAGGGTGTGCGGACGAAACAGCCGCCATAAAACCTCCCTGCGGTTTGATTGCATCTTGGCCCCCGAAGAGGATGATTTCGTTTCCATTATGATTGCTCCTTTGATTTAGTCTATGATTATTCAGTTCCTCATCATTCATTCGAAGTTCGTGTTTTATCTTGTGCTGGTCAGAAGCTTAAAGCCGAGTGCTCCGAAGATGGTTGCCGAGACAATATTCATAACCTTGGAAAACCCGGGCTTCTTTAAAATCCAATTTCCTAGAGAGCCGGCCGAGTAACCGATAAATCCAAAAATCAGCGCAACAAGCCCCATAAAGATAAGCCCTAAGAATATCATCTGCAAAGGAACGCTGCCAAATTCAGAATTGACAAACTGCGGCAGGAATGCCAGGAAAAAAAGGGCAACTTTCGGATTGAAAACATTCATATAGAAACCTCGCAGCAGCAGGCCGCGGTGATGGGGCCCTTGTTTGTCAACACCGGCAGTCAGTGGGTCATTCCGATGTTTGATCGCTTTATATGCCAAATAAAAAAGATAAAGTACCCCGCAGGTTTTAAACAGAACAAAGGCGACTTCTGACGTCTTGAATATGACAGATAGCCCCAGCGCCGCGGCCAACGTATGAACCGAATTGCCCAACGTCAGCCCGATTGAAGTAAAAATACCTGCCTTCTTTCCCTTGGCTATACCCTGGGTTATCAAAAATACAATGTCCGGACCGGGTGCCAGGATCAGTACAATGGACGAGGTAATAAACAGCAGGACCGCAGATAATGAAAACACGTTCAGTTCTTCCTCTCTTGATCTAAAGTTCCGGATCGATTGCCTTTGGGCAGCAGCCTGTAAACTTCGGCATAGATTTCGCTTAAGGGAAGGTTATGCTCCCTGGCAAGTCTTTTACAGTCTTCATATTCAGGTTTCGATTTGATTCTTTCCGCATCCAAATAAGAACATTTTACATTGACCGGACCGTACCGGGTCTGCACCAGCATATTCTCCCGGCAGAGCATCGTTTTTTCAACCGGATAACTGCGCAAGCCAATCGCCGATGTTTCCCGCAAAATAACTTCCCCGACAGCTGAAATCCCTTCCTTATTGACTAAGGCGCTTAATTTTGACCCCGGCCGCCCCTTCTTCATGATCACCGGGGTTTTAAAGACGTCCAGGGCTCCAACAGCAACCATCTTTTCTTCAATATATTCATAGAATTCCGGATTCATATCATCAATATTCGTTTCCAGCATCCACTGTCTTTCCTGCTGTCTGAATCCGGGAGCAGTCTTTTCCGCTCTCTCCCCAAGATATACCCGTAGAATATTGGGTATTTCCAAATCCCGCCGGCCAATCCCATAACCGGTCCGGTGAATGATCAGATCCGCATTGTCCGTATATTCTTGAACATTCGCAGCCAGAATAGCCGCTCCTGTAGGCGTCGTCGTCTCAAAAGGCACGATTCCGGTCTTTACCGGGACGCCCTGGAGCAGCTCTGTTACGGCCGGTGCAGGAACCGGAAGCAGGCCATGCTTACAGCGCACAAATCCACCACCAAGTTCCACTTTGGAAGCGATGATCCTGTCAGCTTGCAAGTATTCCAGGCAAACAGCCGACCCGACAATATCCAGAATCGCATCCACGGCCCCGACCTCATGAAAATGGACTTGATCGGCCTTTATTCCATGGACCCTTGCTTCCGCATCCGCCAGAATGGCAAATGTCCGGATGCTTCTGTCTTTCACAGCTGCTGATAAATCACTTTCCCTGATCATTTTAGTGATATCAGCCAACGTTCTCGCCTGCTGGCCGGAATGGTGGCTCACGGGGTCTCCAACCGTTATCTCTACGCGTGTGCCTTCAATTCCATGTTTGCTTTCAGAACAGATGTTCATTGTATATTGCTCATTGATTTGAAGTTTAGCCAGCTCAGCGAGCAGATGATCCTCTGGGACGCCAAGATCGAGCATCGCTCCGAGATTCATATCTCCACTTATGCCGCTGAAACAGTCATAATAGATAACTTTCATCAGCCACCTCTTTTTACAGTTGCCACTACATTCATTCCCAAAAAATCCACCGCCGGAATGAGTACTGAAATAATCAGTCCCAGGATGAACATATCCAACATTCTGATACCCTCTTTGAATCTTATTATACAAAATATCTTCGCTTAAAAATATCCCATTAGAAAAAAATAATCCCGTAACCGGTAATCATAGGCCCCTACAGCGGCCTGATCTGCGCCAATCCATGTATAACATAAGAAAGCCCTTGTCAGACGGCAACCATATACCCTGCACGACAAATATGCCCCCAAAAGAAAGAACCGGAGAAAAATGAACAATAATATCAACAAACCCTAAGCATCTTCTTGCTTAGGGTTTGTTCTATGTGGAACATCCATAAATTGAGCTTATAAAGTCTTTGCCATCTCATTTAATTCTCCACACATTGCGGTAATTTCCTCAATGCTTGCTGTGACTTGTTCTGTTGCTGCGGCCTGTTCCTGGCTGGCATGCAATGAACTTTTACTCATATCTCCAGCATCATTCACTTTAGCTTTGATGGTATCCGTTAATTCCTGGATCCGGGGAACAGTGCTCTTAGATTGTTCTGAAAGCTTTCTTATTTCTTCCGCCACAACACCAAATCCTCTGCCTGATTCCCCGGCTCGGGCGGCCTCAATTGCTGCGTTCAGACCAAGCATTTTTGTCTCGTCCGCTATTTCTTTTATGAAGACAGAAACCTTATTAATTTCTTCAGAAAGGCCGATAATTTCCTTAATATTGTTGTTCAGATTTTGTTCGTTGGAGTGAATACTCGTAGCCTCCGCTGCGAGCTCTTCAATCGCTGCAGAAATTGCAGACAAGCCGTCTTCAAGATTTCCTGAAATAATGCGCAGGTGTGCTGCTGTTTTTTTGGGGATAATGACTCCCAGAGAAGCGACTATTTCGTCAGGATTGTCTTCGTCAAAGAGCGGGTAATTTGTTTCTAAAACAGGGAAACCATATATCTCTGCTCCACCTTCTTTTGAAATAGGCTTTTTCGTTTTGATGGTCCGGGCAGCAACATCTTCTTCCAGAATAGCATGACCAACAGGAAGAGATGATATATCAAATTTTTGAGAAGCCTGCCGGTAAACAACTTGAGTTAAATCCGTCATGTAAATAACCGAACCTTCATCGAACATCTCAGCCAAAACAGGAGCAAAATCCTTAAAGGCAGCAGCCACAGGGTGTAATTTCGGTAGAAAAACAGAAAATGCACCGAAAACATTGTCAGTATCATCAATAATTGGCATAGCGACAATGATGAGCCGTTGACCATAGACGGTCCGGGGAACATTCTGTGAGACTGTTTTTTTATTACGCACTGCATTCATCATCACGCCGTTGCTCTCAACATGATTCCCGACCTCAAACGAATCTAAGTGGAAAGAATCTGAAGAGAATCTCCAAACAACCGTATCTCCTTCCGTTACGCAAAACATAATTCCGCCCGGAACCAAATGGCCTAGGGTTTCTGCCAAGAATTTGCATGAATCTAAAGCCGAAAACTTAATCATATTTGTTCCTCCATTTTTAACTAACAGATGCAAATATTTCGTTTTTTAATTTCGTGACATCCAGAAGCATAATCAAGCGATCCTCAACTTTACAGATCCCTTTGATGCAATTATTGCCTAAATGAGCAATTTCGACATATAAGCTTTCGATGGACTCTTCACCTACACTCAGAACCTCGGAAACGTCATCCACAATATTGCCTAAAAGCATTCCTTCCAGGTTAAGTACCAGCAACCGGCTGTCATTTTCTGTTTCCGTGTTTTCAACACCAAATCTTTTTCTAAGGTCTACCACGGGAATAACCTGATCTCTGAGGTTTAACATACCTTCTATGAAAGAAGGCATGTTCGGCACTTTGGTAATGTTTTTGGGAATTCGTATTATTTCCTGGGCACAAAAAATGTCAATGCCGTAATATTCTTTGCCCACAGCAAACACCACCATTTGAATATTTTTCAACATATCACCTCCTTTTTTATAGTTATTTATATCGTATTTTTTATGCTATCGTTTAAATGGGTTATATCAAAATGATAGACTAAAGCTAATAATCCCAAACAGAAACTTTTTTAATAAATTTAAAATATTTTTCCAAAATAAGAAAAAAGCAACAAACATTATTATAGCTTTATAAATAATTAATATTGATAAAATATTTAGATAATTGAAACAATATTTGGCTAAACGTACTAGATAAAAGAGGAAAGGAGAAAAATGTGATGCAGCAGAAAGAAATAGTCAGAAAAATTGTCGAAACATTTTATGGTGCTACAGAAATTACAACCTTGTACATCCCGTTAACACTGGTTAATCGCCCTTCAATTCTAAGAGGATCCAACTATACATTCTTGATGGACTATTTTGAGTTTGGTGAAATCATCAATTTTCTTACAGCTTTGTTTGAACAAGACTCTTTTGACTTGAATACTTATCATACTGTTATTACCAAGAACTTCTTTGTCTATAACATTGTGATGATCGGGTACAAAACAAAAAAAATAGGAGCGGTGGTTTCTGGGCCGCTCATCGTTCATGATCCTCCAGAAATAGTTCTGGATAATATTCTCAGGTCTCAATTATTATCCTTTCAGAAAAAGCAGGAGTTCAAGACCGCATTGAAAACAGTGCCTTTGACCACTTTAAAACGTATTGATTACCTAGGAAGATTTCTCCTTGTGTTATGTAAACCCAATATCAAGACATTAGTCGGCTCGAAGCAAAATTTTCACTGCTGGGAAGAAAGAGATCCCAAGGCAGGATATAAGAATTTGCTTAATCCCTGTCTGGAGGAGGATAGAAAAAGCCATTATGACATGATTTATTTTTTTCTTAAGAGTGCTAGAGATAACATCATCCGCGGAGATGAAAAAGGAATACAACTGCTTCTCAGAAAATCCGGGGACTTGCTATGGCAAACACGGGCCTACGATGAGCAATATATTTCTTCCCTAAAATTAAATTGCATCATTACAGGCAGCATCTGCTGTCTTTACGCCATTCAGGGAAATGCTCCCTATGAACGGATGATGTCTCTGCTGGAGCGTTTTATTGTCAAGATAAATAAACAGAGTTCACCTGAAGAGATTATTATTCAAATGGTAGAAATCTCTAAAGTGTTTACACACGCCGTTTCTGTCTTAACCTGTAAGGAATATTCGATCCATATAAACCGGGCTTTACAGTATATCAAACGTTATTATGCTGAAAAGATCACTTTAAATCAGCTGGCCAGGTATCTTAGCTTAAGCCCTTCATATCTTTCCAGTCAAATAAACAAAGAAACACACTTAACACTTGCAGGCAATATTAATAAAATCCGGATTGAGCAAAGCAAGGATCTTTTGCTGAATTCCAATAAGCCCATTAAGGAGATTGCTGATGCGGTGGGGTATAACTATCAAAACCATTTTAATTCTATTTTTAAAGGCATAGTTGGGATGACCCCACTAGAATTTCGAAAAAAAGGATTCTTAAGATAAATTAAAACATCCGGCACATTGCTTAAATGCCCGAACGTTTTTTAGTCTCTATTATTAAATTTCTGGGAACAAGTCTTTTATTTATTCGGATGTCATCTAATCTCCAATATCGGAGATTTCTTTAAGTTTCTTGCTTCGTGGCGTATACGCGGGCACACCTAACGGCTTACAATGTCAAATTGTCAAGGTGTAGGTGTCGTTTGACCATAGGTCAAAATTTAGAGCGAATAAAGAAGTGCATTGCAAATGGCTGCAGCAACATTGCTTCCGCCTTTTCGGCCTCTGGCTACGATATAGGGAACGCCGGAAAGCATGATCAGCTCTTTAGACTGCACAACGTTGACAAAGCCGACGGGAACTCCAATCACCAGCACCGGCTTAATCTGTCCTGAGCGAATAAGCTGGTCCAGTCTGATCAGTGCTGTCGGTGCATTTCCGACGGCGATGATCAACGGTTCCGGAATGGTACTGGCCTTCTCCATGCAAACAGCCGCGCGTGTGCTGCCCTTTTCCTTTGCTTCCTGTGCTACATCCTGATCGGATATAAAGCAGTAAACCTTTCCGCCATATGCGCCTAGTTTGCCGGCATTAATTCCAACGCTGGCCATTTTTGTATCTGTTAATATCGATGCCCCATTTTTAATGGCACTAAGCGCAATCTGCACGACATTGTCGGAAAAACACAAGTTATGGACATAATCAAAATCCGCCGAAGTATGGATCACCCGCTTGATGATTGGGGCTTTCTCCATATCCAGTTGAATATCCCCAAGCTCTTCCGTGATGATCTCAAAGCTTCTTTTTTCAATCTCCTCTGGCAGTACATTTTCAAATCGATGCTCCATGATTATTTACCTTCCTACTTTTTCTGGGTTAATATTTGGGGGCGCATTTTGATCCATGGCTTATTTTAGCTTTCTTTATGCGCTATGCTTACTCCAACAGGCCAGACCGATAACACAAACACTGGGTTCTGTCCCGTAAAGAGATGATAATTCGCCAGTTTTCTGGCTTTGGAGACCATTACTTGAACAATCTCTACGTCATAAACAGTCTGATCGTTATAGTAATCCATGGCTTCATTCAGGGTTTCCAGCGTAATTGCATTGATAACAATTCCCGCAACCGGGTTTTTGGCATAAACCATATCGAGTATTTCCTTCAAATTACCGCTGCTGCCGCCGATAAAAACCCTATCCGGGGGCGGAAGCTCTGCAATACCGTCCGGTGCCGTATTTTTGATAACAACAAGATTTTTTACACCGAATTTCTCTTTATTCCTTTGGATGAGCTCTACCGCCTGATCTTTTTTTTCGATCGCATAGACAAATCCATCCGACTGCTGCAGTGCCATTTCAAGTGCAACAGAACCGGTCCCGGCGCCAATGTCGTAGGTGGTATCACCCTGGCGGAGACGTAGCTTAGAGAGAGAAACCGCCCGGACCTCCTGTTTGGTCATCGGCACATCACCACGCACAAACCATTCATCTGGAAGCCCGTGCGTGATGCAGGCCCGGTCCAGCGGCGTAACATTTTCGATTATCATGACGCTCAGTGAGGCGAAAGGCTGTTCAATAAATTCTTGGGCCTTTCCGATGCAAATCCTCTCATCCGGATAAGATAGGTTTTCACCAATACTTACTTTGACATGAGCTAAGCCGAAATCACACAGTCTCCTGCAGATGGATTCCGGATTCTGGTCTCCACCTGTCAGAACGAATACCTTCTTGTTATTTGTCACTTTTCCAACGATATTATTGGCTCTGCCATGCAGGCTGCAGATCACGGCATCATCCCAGGCAGTTCTGAGCTTCGAGGCAAAATACTGAAGTGATCCAATTCCGCAAATCAAGCGGATGTTTGGTGAAGCCACGAGGTTTTCGGATTCCAGAGTACCGAGGAGCGACTTTGCCAGGCTGTAGAAGCCAACATCCCCAGATACCAGAACAGAAACTTCATAGGAGCATGTGCCGACCGATTGCAGCGTATGCAGAAGTTCCCTGATCTGCCGATCCTGGGTCGCATAATATAAGTCTTTTCCATCTGCTAAGTTCATCAATCCTGCCAGGATACGCTTATCACCAATCAGACATTGGCTTCGTTCTATTGCCTCCGCTGCCTCACGAGTCAGCTGCAGGAGATTGCCTGGGCCCATGCCAATGATGTTCAGCTGCAGCATTTTGCGTCACCGCTCATTTCCTTTATCCGATCGACAACAATTTGTGCAAGTCTCTTATCTGCCCCCAAAGTTTGTCCAAAGCTGATTTTTACATTGGGGTATTCTTTCAAGAATTCATCAATTTCAGCCGGAATATCCTCCAGGATATGAATACCAGCAAACAGGAAATACGGAATGACCTTGATCTCTGTAACTCCCCGGTCAACAAGTTTTTTCAGGCCAGTTTCCAGATTGTTAGCGGAGAATTGTAAGAACGCATATTCAATTAAATTAGTATTGAGTCCAGACTTCAGTTCTTCCTTAACCATCTCAATGATTTTCTGCAGCGTATTTTCCGTTTCACTTTGTCTGCTACCGTGAGCTAAGATTAAAATTCCCGTCATCGCACTCTTCCCTTTCCAAAAAAATTCCTTAATTAAAAATTCTAACTCCATTACCTGGTATTCTAATGAAATCGGTTATTCAAATTTAGAGAGATCTTAAGGCCTTCTCTGCACACTCCAGCGTCCGGTCAATATCCACTCCCGTATGGGAATTAGAGATAAATACCGCTTCAAATTGCGCAGGGGCAAGATAAATTCCCTGATCCAGCATGGCACTGAAGAATCGTCCATACATCTTCGTATCACTGGTCAAGGCATCGGTATAATTATAGACTTCCCGTTCGGTAAACAACAGCGTTGAAAGCGAGCCGATACTGTTTACCGTCGCCTTTAGGCCTCTAGCTTTGATCAGTTCCCGTAATCCGTTGCTTAGTCTTGCTGAGAGACTATCAATATGCGTATAGATCTGCGGGTTGTTTTTAAGAATAGACAGTTGAGCAATGCCTGCAGCCATGGCCACAGGGTTTCCGCTTAAGGTTCCTGCCTGATAGACTCCTCCGCAGGGTGCGACCTGCTGCATAATTTCTTTTCTTCCGCCATATGCCCCGACCGGCATGCCGCCGCCAATAATTTTTCCAAAAGCCGTTAAATCCGGCTTGATTCCAAACAGTTCCTGGGCTCCGCCAAGACCAAGCCTGAATCCGGTAATAACCTCATCGGCAATGAGCAATGTGCTGTTTTCAGTACAAAGCTTTTGCAGTTCCTGCAGGAAACCCGGCTTCGGCAGGACAACACCCATATTGGCAGGTACAAGCTCAACGATCACTGCTGCAACCTGGTCTTTATTGTTTTCAAATAAGGCCTGCACACTGTCAATATCATTAAATACCGCCGTCAGGGTATCAACGGCGCATCCCGGAGGAACACCGAGGCTGCTCGGTACGCCGGAGGACATAACCCCTGATCCTGCCTTGACCAGCATTGCATCGCTATGCCCATGGTAACAACCTTCAAATTTTATGATTTTATTTCTACCGGTAAAGCCACGGGCTGCACGCACTGCGCTCATCGTTGCTTCTGTTCCGGAATTGACCATCCGAATCATTTCAATCGACGGAACTAGGTCAAAGATCAATTGGGCCATCATGACCTCTGCTTCTGTAGCAGCCCCAAAACTCAAGCCATTTTCAGCCGCTGCCGTCACTGCTTTGAGCACTTCCGGGTTGGCATGTCCGAGGATCATCGGCCCCCAAGAGCCGATATAGTCGATATACTCGTTACCGTCTACATCATAGAGTCTTGCCTCTTTGGCGTGGCTGATAAAGCGCGGCGTATCGCCGACAGACTGAAAATTACGCACAGGGCTGTTGACTCCGCCGGGCATCAGCTGTTTAGCCTTTTCATATAATATTTCCGATTTCATAGCTTGTACCTGCCTTTTAACTGTAAAATCTTAACCGATTCTTCCTTCACTGATATACGCCGCAATCTCCGGTGCAAAATATGTGATCAGCATATCGGTTCCTGCCCGGAAAAAACTCACGGTTGTTTCGCAGATCATCGCGGCTTCATCAATCATTCCGGCCTTCGCTGCAGTCTTGATCATGCTGTACTCTCCGCTGACACTGTAAGCAGCCAGGGGAAGGTCAAACGTCTCTTTGAGCTTGGCAATCACATCCAGGTAAGCCAGAGCCGGTTTGACCATCAAAATGTCCGCCCCTTCCAGCACATCAAGTTCTGATTCCCGGACGGCTTCCCGCAGATTATGATAATCCATTTGATAAGTTTTCCGGTCTCCGAAAGACGGTGCACATCCGGCTGCCTCCCGAAAAGGTCCATAGAAGGAGGATGCATACTTGGCCGAATAGGACATAATCGGTAGGGTCGTAAAATGGTGTTGGTCCAACGCTTCGCGGATGGCTTGTACCCGTCCATCCATCATATCGGATGGCGCTACCATATCTGCACCGGCCTGGGCATGGGATACTGCCACTTTGGCCAGTATTGACAGAGTACCGTCATTATCCACTTCCTTGCCTTTTAATAGGCCGCAATGTCCGTGACTGGTATATTCGCAAAGGCATACATCTGTAATGACATTAAT
This genomic stretch from Dehalobacter restrictus DSM 9455 harbors:
- a CDS encoding 1,4-dihydroxy-2-naphthoate polyprenyltransferase — protein: METKSSSSGAKMQSNRREVLWRLFRPHTLTASFIPVLIGSVLAWQIRNGLNWGLVAAMLIASILIQAATNMFNEYYDFIRGLDTAESVGIAGAITRDGIKAGTVLSLALVCLLIASLLGIYICSSSSWWLALIGLGCMAVGYLYTGGPYPIAYTPFGELLAGLFMGSGIILIAYFVQTGSINWDVFLISVPNLILIGAIMMSNNIRDREGDQLNGRHTLAILLGHRRAVQFMAGMFLVANLWVVVLTLAGVLPVWALLVLLSIPNALQALNGFRNKKFPAEMMPGMKSVAQTNTLFGILLTIGLLIEVGVSQL
- a CDS encoding LysE family translocator: MFSLSAVLLFITSSIVLILAPGPDIVFLITQGIAKGKKAGIFTSIGLTLGNSVHTLAAALGLSVIFKTSEVAFVLFKTCGVLYLFYLAYKAIKHRNDPLTAGVDKQGPHHRGLLLRGFYMNVFNPKVALFFLAFLPQFVNSEFGSVPLQMIFLGLIFMGLVALIFGFIGYSAGSLGNWILKKPGFSKVMNIVSATIFGALGFKLLTSTR
- the larC gene encoding nickel pincer cofactor biosynthesis protein LarC, giving the protein MKVIYYDCFSGISGDMNLGAMLDLGVPEDHLLAELAKLQINEQYTMNICSESKHGIEGTRVEITVGDPVSHHSGQQARTLADITKMIRESDLSAAVKDRSIRTFAILADAEARVHGIKADQVHFHEVGAVDAILDIVGSAVCLEYLQADRIIASKVELGGGFVRCKHGLLPVPAPAVTELLQGVPVKTGIVPFETTTPTGAAILAANVQEYTDNADLIIHRTGYGIGRRDLEIPNILRVYLGERAEKTAPGFRQQERQWMLETNIDDMNPEFYEYIEEKMVAVGALDVFKTPVIMKKGRPGSKLSALVNKEGISAVGEVILRETSAIGLRSYPVEKTMLCRENMLVQTRYGPVNVKCSYLDAERIKSKPEYEDCKRLAREHNLPLSEIYAEVYRLLPKGNRSGTLDQERKN
- a CDS encoding methyl-accepting chemotaxis protein, with product MIKFSALDSCKFLAETLGHLVPGGIMFCVTEGDTVVWRFSSDSFHLDSFEVGNHVESNGVMMNAVRNKKTVSQNVPRTVYGQRLIIVAMPIIDDTDNVFGAFSVFLPKLHPVAAAFKDFAPVLAEMFDEGSVIYMTDLTQVVYRQASQKFDISSLPVGHAILEEDVAARTIKTKKPISKEGGAEIYGFPVLETNYPLFDEDNPDEIVASLGVIIPKKTAAHLRIISGNLEDGLSAISAAIEELAAEATSIHSNEQNLNNNIKEIIGLSEEINKVSVFIKEIADETKMLGLNAAIEAARAGESGRGFGVVAEEIRKLSEQSKSTVPRIQELTDTIKAKVNDAGDMSKSSLHASQEQAAATEQVTASIEEITAMCGELNEMAKTL
- a CDS encoding chemotaxis protein CheW, which translates into the protein MLKNIQMVVFAVGKEYYGIDIFCAQEIIRIPKNITKVPNMPSFIEGMLNLRDQVIPVVDLRKRFGVENTETENDSRLLVLNLEGMLLGNIVDDVSEVLSVGEESIESLYVEIAHLGNNCIKGICKVEDRLIMLLDVTKLKNEIFASVS
- a CDS encoding helix-turn-helix transcriptional regulator, with the translated sequence MQQKEIVRKIVETFYGATEITTLYIPLTLVNRPSILRGSNYTFLMDYFEFGEIINFLTALFEQDSFDLNTYHTVITKNFFVYNIVMIGYKTKKIGAVVSGPLIVHDPPEIVLDNILRSQLLSFQKKQEFKTALKTVPLTTLKRIDYLGRFLLVLCKPNIKTLVGSKQNFHCWEERDPKAGYKNLLNPCLEEDRKSHYDMIYFFLKSARDNIIRGDEKGIQLLLRKSGDLLWQTRAYDEQYISSLKLNCIITGSICCLYAIQGNAPYERMMSLLERFIVKINKQSSPEEIIIQMVEISKVFTHAVSVLTCKEYSIHINRALQYIKRYYAEKITLNQLARYLSLSPSYLSSQINKETHLTLAGNINKIRIEQSKDLLLNSNKPIKEIADAVGYNYQNHFNSIFKGIVGMTPLEFRKKGFLR
- a CDS encoding precorrin-8X methylmutase, with protein sequence MEHRFENVLPEEIEKRSFEIITEELGDIQLDMEKAPIIKRVIHTSADFDYVHNLCFSDNVVQIALSAIKNGASILTDTKMASVGINAGKLGAYGGKVYCFISDQDVAQEAKEKGSTRAAVCMEKASTIPEPLIIAVGNAPTALIRLDQLIRSGQIKPVLVIGVPVGFVNVVQSKELIMLSGVPYIVARGRKGGSNVAAAICNALLYSL
- a CDS encoding bifunctional cobalt-precorrin-7 (C(5))-methyltransferase/cobalt-precorrin-6B (C(15))-methyltransferase, encoding MLQLNIIGMGPGNLLQLTREAAEAIERSQCLIGDKRILAGLMNLADGKDLYYATQDRQIRELLHTLQSVGTCSYEVSVLVSGDVGFYSLAKSLLGTLESENLVASPNIRLICGIGSLQYFASKLRTAWDDAVICSLHGRANNIVGKVTNNKKVFVLTGGDQNPESICRRLCDFGLAHVKVSIGENLSYPDERICIGKAQEFIEQPFASLSVMIIENVTPLDRACITHGLPDEWFVRGDVPMTKQEVRAVSLSKLRLRQGDTTYDIGAGTGSVALEMALQQSDGFVYAIEKKDQAVELIQRNKEKFGVKNLVVIKNTAPDGIAELPPPDRVFIGGSSGNLKEILDMVYAKNPVAGIVINAITLETLNEAMDYYNDQTVYDVEIVQVMVSKARKLANYHLFTGQNPVFVLSVWPVGVSIAHKES
- a CDS encoding sirohydrochlorin chelatase; this encodes MTGILILAHGSRQSETENTLQKIIEMVKEELKSGLNTNLIEYAFLQFSANNLETGLKKLVDRGVTEIKVIPYFLFAGIHILEDIPAEIDEFLKEYPNVKISFGQTLGADKRLAQIVVDRIKEMSGDAKCCS
- the hemL gene encoding glutamate-1-semialdehyde 2,1-aminomutase produces the protein MKSEILYEKAKQLMPGGVNSPVRNFQSVGDTPRFISHAKEARLYDVDGNEYIDYIGSWGPMILGHANPEVLKAVTAAAENGLSFGAATEAEVMMAQLIFDLVPSIEMIRMVNSGTEATMSAVRAARGFTGRNKIIKFEGCYHGHSDAMLVKAGSGVMSSGVPSSLGVPPGCAVDTLTAVFNDIDSVQALFENNKDQVAAVIVELVPANMGVVLPKPGFLQELQKLCTENSTLLIADEVITGFRLGLGGAQELFGIKPDLTAFGKIIGGGMPVGAYGGRKEIMQQVAPCGGVYQAGTLSGNPVAMAAGIAQLSILKNNPQIYTHIDSLSARLSNGLRELIKARGLKATVNSIGSLSTLLFTEREVYNYTDALTSDTKMYGRFFSAMLDQGIYLAPAQFEAVFISNSHTGVDIDRTLECAEKALRSL
- the hemB gene encoding porphobilinogen synthase: MEVIRPRRLRKDNVTRELVRETRLSKSALIYPIFIKEGSGIEENIAVMDGQKRYSPDRVEHAVETVIKAGIGSVLLFGVPEHSRKDETGSEAYNENGALQQAVRKIKSSFPQINVITDVCLCEYTSHGHCGLLKGKEVDNDGTLSILAKVAVSHAQAGADMVAPSDMMDGRVQAIREALDQHHFTTLPIMSYSAKYASSFYGPFREAAGCAPSFGDRKTYQMDYHNLREAVRESELDVLEGADILMVKPALAYLDVIAKLKETFDLPLAAYSVSGEYSMIKTAAKAGMIDEAAMICETTVSFFRAGTDMLITYFAPEIAAYISEGRIG